From Schistocerca cancellata isolate TAMUIC-IGC-003103 chromosome 6, iqSchCanc2.1, whole genome shotgun sequence, a single genomic window includes:
- the LOC126190878 gene encoding uncharacterized protein LOC126190878: protein MKVAIVLACVLAVCSAGFVAGPAALVRTPSFDSAIIQSDRLGGNFAYSTVEGHAYAAVSPVVQNVVHPVAVSYAAHHVPIGHAIIGR from the exons ATGAAG GTGGCTATCGTCCTGGCTTGCGTGCTGGCGGTCTGCAGCGCCGGATTCGTGGCGGGCCCCGCCGCGCTGGTGCGCACGCCGAGCTTCGACTCGGCCATCATCCAGTCTGACCGGCTGGGCGGCAACTTCGCCTACAGCACCGTCGAGGGCCACGCGTACGCCGCCGTCAGCCCCGTGGTGCAGAACGTGGTGCACCCCGTCGCCGTCTCGTACGCCGCTCACCACGTGCCCATTGGACACGCCATCATCGGTCGCTAA